The nucleotide window TCCAGGCGCTGGATCTCGGCCTCGTTCTCCTTCTCCTCATCCTCCCCCGAGGACTCGTCCGAGGTGTCCTCGGCGTCGTCCGCGTCGCCTCCGCCCTCGTCCTCCGAGTCTCCCGCCTCGCGCAGCTCCTCCTCAGCCGCGGCCACCTCAGCTCCGCCACCCGCCGCCATCTTGCTGCAGCCGCCGCTCTCCGGCCCGATGCGAAGCCCCCGCCTTCCCCTGGTGCCGGGCTGCCCCGCGCACTGCCTGAGTCAAAAATAGCACCGAGGCGGCGCCGCGGCACCCGGCGCTTTTGTGAAGACCTGGGTTTTCTCTCTGGAGGAAGAGGCTGAGTTAAGGAAACTCCCGAGTCAGGACGGGCCGAGGGAGGAGGATTCTCCGGGGTCGTTGCCAAACGGGCAGCGCTCGGGGCGCCCTTCGGGCTCTTTTGCAGACAGGAGGGCTTGAAAGGAGGTCAGTCCAGAGCGCGCTGTGGCTTGGCTGTTCGTGAAGGGCAAACTGGGCCACCATGGTAAGTGTGGCGGGGCTGCTGCCTCCGTCGCATTGACCAATAGGCGACCGACAAGCTGGTTGACGATCAGTGCAAGGGGCGGGGCCCTAGGAAGGGCGGGGCTAGGCTCTGAGCTGGCACGTGCTGAGCAGAAAAGACTTTCGCAGCTTGCTAGAGGTATTGAAATGGGGGAGACCCctaaagttgccaacctcaaCTCCAGCCTCCTCAGGCTTCaatctcaaatctccaggaggtttccaagctggagttggcaaccaaaaGGCCAGCACATCAGGGATAGGTGCAAAATTCCTATCTGCAGAAGTGCTGCCTTCTGGACAGCTGCAGGCTGGGTGCTTAACTTACACggaaatttcccagtgggccaCTGCCCTAGGGTCACTGCTAGCCAGAAACGAGCACAGCAAAGCCCCATCTCAGGGGTCACTTGGGTTTAGGCCCTTCATCAGAAGTGGTAACCTGTGTCCCCCAGATTGTGTTTTCCTGACCTCTGCTGCTGTCAGTTTTCACGAAGAAGCAATGGGTGAGCTAATGGCCATTGTTTACCCCACTGCAGTGCTGGCTTGTAGCAATGTTTGGGGGCAGGTCTCTCAGCTTGCCTCGGTTTGGAGCCATTTTCATCTCCCAGCCCACTTCTGCttctagaaaaaaaatccagtggtgccttaaagaTTACCagtatttattttgaaatatgCTCTCATGGCTCACAACCCACTTCTTGAAACCCTCGCACATCCTACGTATCTTTGGGGTGACGATTTTTGTGTAGCTGATGAAAGGAAATTCTTCTGCACATGCAAGAAACTACTACAAGCGAGTGAGGTCAAACTTGGGATAAAGCAAAACAGATATCTTACAAATGAGATTAAGGGAGGCCCCAGTTCAAACTTCACCTTTTCCAGGAACATACAAATAAGCCTTGACAGGCTCAGACATCCATCTGCATTccaaaggggtagccatgttagtctgttgcagcaaagtaaaacaaaacatCAAGTGACACCTTGAAGTCTAAAAACGTTTATTTCAGCATAAATGTGTTGTAGAGGTAgagtggactaggatctgggagatccaaatcaccgctctaccatggaaacttgctgggtaatatcaggccagtcacacacacactcagcctagcctccCTCCcatgattgttttgaggataaaattgagaatgTAGTAGCCATCTGGGTCCTGATTGGAGAGAAAACTGGAATATAATTGAAGTGAACTGGATttgacccccccccactcctccacttgaccttgggtcagtcacagctctctcagagctctctcagccccgccccaccagaggataatgataacacactttgtaaactgctctgagagggaaCACACAGTATGGAATTGACAGCAATACAGTCCCATCTCACAGGAATGTAGCAAGGTTGAGGAGGATGAGCTTCAGTTGCAACCTGCCTTTGTTGCAGAGAGGCAAGGCAGATTACAGCGTTGGAGAAGCAATTCAAGCAATTGCAGTAGATGAGGACtgggtgtgtgtaaagtgccgtcaagtcacaactgacttacggggACCCCAGCAAGGGGATGTCAAGACAGGCGAGGAGCAAAGGTAGTTTGCCgtcgctttcctctgcagagccttccttggtgatctcccatccaaggactGGCCCTGCTTGGCTTCCGAGAATTTCACTCATTTTTCTCTTCCTTAATCAAATTTACAAACTAATATTTTTGAAGTGATTGGAACTTGGCCATCAGCTTCGATGCTGGTAGTTTTGAGTGggcagccctgttggtctgcagtggaagagcaaggtCATCTTCCCTAGTGCGTTTTTAAGGTGCTGTGAGACCCAGATCTTGATATTAGGAGGAGTTGTTATTGTCCATATATCCCATCTTCCAAGGCTGAAGACTAGTCCTATTGGGAGGGCGTGGCAGCTGGTCCTTTACCTTTTGCTCAATCAAATCCATACTCCAAACTGAAGCAGCTCAGTGGGCTCTCCATacactgcctctgcacatggGTGTTCCATGTTAATCTATCCTGCCTAATACGCCCATGCAGCTTCTTTGATTAATGCATCTTACGGAGTTAGCATGCAATtcgcattttattttattgactttatttatagtctgtcttacTCATActtataagagccccgtggcacagagtggtaagctgcagtactgtagcccaagctctgctcaccaccTGAGTTCGAGCCTGGCGGAAGctggttcagatagccagctcaaggttgactcagccttccatccttccaaggtcagtaaaatgagtacccagtttcctggggggagagtgtagatgactggggaaggcaatggcaaaccaccctgtaacaaaaagtctgccaagaaaacatcgtgatgcgatgtttcccccatgggtcagtaataattACTcgttgcttgcacaggggaactCCCTTTACCTTTCTTACtaagactcaaagcggattacacagggcgagtcagtacagtcaatttgaaagacatttcaataaacactgTAAAAGGGTATATTGAATACATATCGATTAGTGGAATAAACGCCGCTTAGTAACACAATTCCCGCTTCGTCCCTGCGGGCGATGAGTTTTCCCCAGCGCCGCCTTGCCTGCCAATAAACCTCCGGGCGGGAAACGGTTAATTCCTAtcctggggcgggggcggggccaAGAGGGGCGGTGGTGCGTCACAAGGGGCGGGCGCCTCAGGCGGCGGCGCAGGATGACGTCATCTTCGCGCGCCGCCCCCTTCGCTCTTGAGGCGCTGCGTCGTCTTTTCAAAACACTCAAGATGGCGGCGCTGCGGGCGAGCGGCGTGAGGGTGACGGCGGCCCTCCTGAGGCCTTGCCTGGGCGCCCAGACGGCCCTCCCGGCCGCGGCCTATCACGAGAAGGTGGGGCGCGGGGCCGGCCGCCGAGGGGACGAAGCAGGCGTGGGACGGAGGGGCGAGCGCGCAGGACGGGTGACATTGGGGCAGGGGCGCCCTCCGTGGAGGGCGACGAAGGGGGCTCTGAAGCGGGGCAGGAGCGCCTGGCTTGCCTGCGGGGGACAGGCGGCGGGCGAGGGAAGGAAGCGGCTTTGTGGAGAGCGGCGGCTCGCGGGGCTCTTCTTGGCTGGCTGAATCCCCTGCAGGTTTAGTgtccagtagcatttttaagactaacccactttattgtagcataagctttcgagaaccaccactctcttcatcagatgcatctgacgaaaagagctgtggttctcgaaagcttatgctacaataaagtgggttagtctggtgctactggactcaactaTTTTGccactaactcctctggatctatgaccatgtagGTTTAGtgtacctctcccccccccccccccggtgctctTTTGAAAATCCAAATTTCCTCCCTTCAAGATCAGTTGGCCCTTTAGGAATAACGACGCCCTCCTCGCTGCACAGCAGGAAAGGGCAGCTGCAACTACAAGCCCAGTAGGGTGGGAAGAAGATGGGCCGGGgctgctggctttcccccaaGGCTAGGGCTTAGGGAGGGTGGAGAGTGAGCAGCTCTTGAAGTAGTGGGGCTTTCGATTGGTggagggtctcaggcagagaggtGTTTTTGCCCACTTTGTGCCTAAACAGAAGGACCCGGGatggagctgtggctctcaaaaactcGTACCTTGAAATCTAGACAGTCTGGAATGTGCTTCTGGACCCAGATCGTACTCTTCTTCTACAGACCACGTTGGCTACGCACCCGAAATTGCCTGTGTTCTGGAAAACCTGAACTCtgttttactttaccttttctgTGCAGATTTTGAAATGGCACAGAAATGTGGCCTCTAGTGGCTCTCCTAAGCTTGCCGGTTTCGTATTGCTGGGGTGTGGGACTAATTATGTCTGAATTTCTTTTTGTACTGGATGTCCTCTTGCTGGGCTGTTGCTGCAGGTGTGTCATGAGAACAGTACAAGGGGGCGGCTTTGTTTCAGAGCTGCATGGCCTCAGCACGCCACACTTCCCTTAAGGCCTCTTGCGGCGGAGGGATGAGGAGCTGCTAGAGGTGACTTGCGGAAACTTTCTGGGAAATAGCGGACTACGCAGCAATGTTGGCCTTAGGCTAGAAATGTACGCCAGTAGGTGGCAGTCATAGAACCTAGTATTTGGGGCTGTATTATTTCAACAAGCTAAAATCAGGGCTCCACCTTCCAACTTTGTGCCAGCCAGATGTGCTCGAGGAGTTTGCATGCAAAGCTTGTCAGATGTGGCTGTTTCCTCTTGTGATGGGCCAGTTTCTGGAACATGGAggcatttttttccatttaacTTCCGTAGCCCTTTTGTTCATAAATGCATTTAATCTGTTTTTAAGGCAATCTAAGCTACAGCAGACCAAATTTTTCAGCCCTAGTGATCTAGTAAGGCTTTGAGAAGCGGAATGAGCATAATTTTCTGGGATTCCAGAAAATTCCTCTGGGATCTTAACAGTTCTGTTTAAGCTTATCAGGGATTTGTCAAAGTCCTTTGTGTAGTTGAAAGATGGAGACATGCCAAATCTTTGCCTCTGAATTTTCATTTTCAGGTTGTAGATCACTATGAGAACCCTAGAAACGTTGGTTCTCTGGACAAGAGTGCCAGAAATGTTGGGACTGGCCTTGTGGGAGCTCCAGCCTGTGGAGATGTCATGAAACTGCAAGTAAGTTGTTGCGGCCTCAAGACCCTGCACGCGAaattgccttataccaagtcaggccATTGATCAGAGTGTTGTCTGCTTTGGCTGGCAGCAACTCTAGAATCTTTCACATTGCCTGTAACTTGATCCCTTTGATTGGATACTTCTGCCAACAAAGGACATACTTGGCTCCTCAGCCATGGCTCCTCCCTTAAAGTCCGGTGCAATGAACTTTTCCCTATCTGTTACTCTGTTACTTGTAGAtgaagggtttgttttttttaaatagtgtttGAAAACTAACACCATTGACATCTTTTTAGGTTGAAGTGGATGAAAAAGGAAAAATCATCGATGCCCGGTTTAAGACATTTGGGTGTGGGTCGGCAATCGCTTCGAGTTCCTTGGCTACTGAATGGGTGAAAGGGAAGACGGTAAGAATGGACTGTATTACAGATCTTGGTCATAAGAAGATGACAGTGTGAAGTCTGTTAGCAGTTGCTCGTCATGCACAGTGCAATTGTATCCTCGGAGCAGGACTGTATGAATCTAGTGAAAGACGGAGGAATTAAAACCAAGTTGTGATTATTGTTCATTTCAGGTTGATGAAGCCTTGAAGATCAGAAACACAGACATTGCTAAAGAGCTCTGCCTTCCTCCAGTCAAGCTTCACTGCTCCAGTAAGTAACTTTCAATGACTACCCCTGCTTAGTTATCTCATTGGATTCCTCCTGGTAAATGTGGGAAACTGAACTGAGAAATGTATTGCAAAGGTCCAAAATACCAAAAGAGCGTAAAGTGTCTTTGTTCCACTTATGGTAGCAGTGCAAGGCTCTTGCACCAGGAAAAATAACTGCAATTAGAGCTGGATCTTTTTCTGCTGTGGATGAATGATGAACAGGGATTGCAGCTTTTGACTTCTAACACTTCTAGTTCTCTCTGGAGAAGTGTGCATTTCTCTTCTCTCATTCACACACAGAACCTGAGAGGCTCTCAGATGCCTTGAATGCTGAAGTGGTATGTTGATATCCTGTTATAACTGGTTATCCAAACAGCCCTCCAAAATAAATGGGCTTATTAAGTAACCCTTCAACAAAAGAGGTTTGTTATGCAAGGCGCAAACTCTATGAAACAAACTGCTGGAGAATTGTAAGTGTGACCTGCTCGAAGTCTGGCTGttctgggcttttaaaaaaatgtttttgtgtgtgtatgatttATTTCTCGAGGCGCACTCCTGCTCTTCATTCTGCTTGATGAtgattttttcttctctttctcagTGCTGGCCGAAGATGCCATCAAGGCTGCCTTGGCAGATTACAAGCTGAAACAAGGCTCAGAGACTGGAGAGGCAGAGAAGGACGCAGCCAGTGTGTAGGGGGAGTCCTTGGAGGCAAAGCTGACCCCTTGTTCCTATTTTAATTTGCTGTGCAATTGTTAGGAAGCCAGTCCACCTGCTTCTAGTgagtggaggggagaggggaCCCCAAATATCCACAATGTATTAAAACCATCAGGGCAGACTAAGAGTAGTGGACAAATACCTTGCACTTCTTGGGAGTAGCTGTCCTCTGTTCCTTATTTCCACTCACTTCTGAAAAGAAAACCATGTGATTTCACCATGAGATTTTCTCTTATCCTTATCAAAGAATCATCTCAGGCCTTAGTGTGAACCGTAGTAGGGAAGTGGGCTTTTTGCCTAAATGAGACAGAAGGACTTTCCCTGTGGAAATAAAGGGTTGTCTCCCTGGGGGTGTTGATCACCTGTAGGCAGCAGTGAGCAGTCCCCACCCACCTCCTGGGTATACCTGAGATATTCTGGtgtgaaagggggagggggattaaAACAGTTTGCTTTGGGGCTACAGCACAGAAAGACTGCCAGGGGACCCCTGGCTCAATTTGTTCCGAAAGTACCATATTCTCCTTGCCTAATGTATAGGAGGCAGCTTATGCAAAGCCCTGGGCTAAAAGGAGAAAGAACAGGCAACCTCTTCCGCCATTCTGGTTAAGTTTTTGTTGTATAGGAGTGGGTTTTGCCTTGGTCAGGCTATTTATGCACAAAATACAGATTTATTTTATGTACAACATAGCTATATAATTGTACGCACAAATAATACATGGCTGTTCTCTAAGTCAGTGTGTCATGTGTTTTTTGTTCTTTGTACCGTGGAGGAGGAGTTGTTCAGCTGTGGTTCTGAAGGAGGGGTCCTGCTTACTTTCTGAAGATGAATTTTTACTCTTTATACATGCATAATTCAGAGtagctttttaaaatgcttgcaaatgttaaaaaaaataccatCAGCTAGAACGTGACAAAAATTGATTGTTTATACTTACCAATTCCAACCTGAGTACTGAAACAATAGTGTGCGAAACTTGCTTGGAAGACCTAGTGCAGTATTCACCCTAAGGGAATATTCCTAGATGAACCTATCAATGACAAAAGAGTGAGGAATAAAAGTCTTACTTATTTAGGAAGCTTAAATGCCATCTTCCCAAAGACCTAGTTGTGGGTCATAGTACCatataataaaattataaaatcatTAAAGCATTAAAACCTTACAGCAAAATTCATTATAAACCACTTGCAGCTTAAAATGATTCTTGTAAGACGGCCATCTGGCTAGCAGCTTGCaggaacagttttttttaaaaaatcgaacCTCTTTAGTTAAAAGTCTGGGTAGAACGCAAGGGTTTGGCCTGGAGCATAGAGGATAACCAATGAGGTACCAGGTTAGCCTCAAGGGGGTGGACGCCCCAGGCATGGTGGCCCCTCTGAAAAAGCCACCCGCCTGATCTTTCTGGGTAGGGGTGCAGAAAGCAGGGCTTGCAAGGTCTTAACTGGTAGGTTGGACAGCACGGTAGCTCACGGGGGTGATGCGATCCCTGTATCCCACCCCTGAGACTACTCTtgtctgctgcattttggaccagctggaTTTTCTAGAAGGTTTCGGAGACAGCCCCACATGGTGTGCATCACAGTAATCTTAACCTAGATGTGATCAGAACATGCATCTAAGATCCATCCATACAGCTGAGACTAGACTACTCCAAAGGCAGCCTGCAAGTGAGCTCAGCCAGACTCCTGACCAAAGCGCCAATCCAAGCTTGTCATGCCTCATTTACAATGGACTGCTGCCCATGTAAAGCTGATAGCTGCTTTGCCCAGATAGCAGCCCAGTTTAAACAAGGTGCAAAGTCCTGCTGGTGAATTCTTTTGCTGCAGCCAGCGTGGTGCTGAGACCGGGCCTTACAGGCATGCCCTTTGAGGTGGCACGTTTGCAAAATGAGCTCTCTGGAGGCTGCTTTAAATCACTGTGTTGAGGAAGCACTGAGCACCTCTGGAGGGCAGCAGAGCACAGATTCATGCAGTTCCTCAGAAGGATCCTTTAACAGGAGTGGAGGCGAGGGAGGTATTCAGAGCGACTGCTGTGGCTGGTTTCTAGTTCTCAAAGAGTTCAGCTGGGCATCTCTtgccctggttctccagatgagtgGAGCCGCTCCAGGTCCTGGTGGGAATGCCCCAGAGAGCTGTAGATTTCAGGAATAGTGATGAGCTGACACTTCATTTCCCAGCTGCCTCATGACAGGTAGGATCAACTATTCATTGCTAGAATAGTCAGCATGGAGCACAGCTGTGTAGAATGGAATCACCTGGCATGGCCCACCAAGTGAGAACTTGG belongs to Eublepharis macularius isolate TG4126 chromosome 13, MPM_Emac_v1.0, whole genome shotgun sequence and includes:
- the ISCU gene encoding iron-sulfur cluster assembly enzyme ISCU; translated protein: MAALRASGVRVTAALLRPCLGAQTALPAAAYHEKVVDHYENPRNVGSLDKSARNVGTGLVGAPACGDVMKLQVEVDEKGKIIDARFKTFGCGSAIASSSLATEWVKGKTVDEALKIRNTDIAKELCLPPVKLHCSMLAEDAIKAALADYKLKQGSETGEAEKDAASV